From a single Stigmatopora nigra isolate UIUO_SnigA chromosome 21, RoL_Snig_1.1, whole genome shotgun sequence genomic region:
- the LOC144215265 gene encoding uncharacterized protein LOC144215265 isoform X2 — translation MGATGGGRNHLRADAGDDSEAARRASRGLGRPDPLPRIPSGRVVRSATPDKNPSFSFSPPLLSVQGCSWRSSTHPRQREPGGASGVTPSAAPTPNRRGPRCPPRPDQISTSSRLAQARRGPAPPKCTPAHPVQQLASYRSHQAVI, via the exons ATGGGAGCGACGGGAGGCGGGAGAAACCATCTCCGCGCAGACGCCGGGGACGATTCGGAGGCGGCCCGCCGAGCGTCACGAGGACTTGGACGGCCCGATCCGCTCCCCCGCATCCCCTCCGGGCGGGTGGTACGATCCGCCACGCCGGATAAGAACCCCTCCTTCTctttctccccccctctcctGTCAGTGCAAGGGTGTAGCTGGCGATCCTCTACGCATCCACGGCAGAGAGAGCCGGGAGGCGCGTCAGGTGTCACCCCCTCCGCCGCCCCGACTCCCAACCGGCGGGGACCCAGATGCCCGCCGCGTCCAGACCAG ATATCCACTTCGTCTCGGCTCGCCCAGGCCCGGCGTGGCCCCGCTCCGCCCAAATGCACCCCTGCCCACCCTGTCCAGCAACTGGCATCTTACAGGAGTCATCAGG